One region of Carbonactinospora thermoautotrophica genomic DNA includes:
- a CDS encoding carbohydrate ABC transporter permease, whose protein sequence is MSEPTLAALGERRRRRGGGVRDPLRLALVTGVGWLVALVFLAPYLQMLLTALKPQPELMKSPPTYLPSTWEWANFVEVWKAAPIATNLKVSLIVASASTLITLAAALPAAYYTARNRFRGRTAFLLLVLVTQMFAPTALVVGIYREMLAFGLVNTYTALILVNAAFNLPFSIWILNGYFASIPAEIEEAALLDGCDRFTALTRISLPLALPGVVTAVIYTFISAWNEYVVALTLSSTPDKQPITVAIPSFVTQYHEQWQYLFATSLIAIVPVVVLFAFIERYLIGGLTAGSIK, encoded by the coding sequence GTGAGCGAGCCAACCCTTGCCGCCCTTGGCGAACGCCGCCGACGTCGAGGAGGCGGCGTCCGCGACCCCCTGCGGCTCGCGCTCGTCACCGGAGTCGGCTGGCTGGTGGCGCTCGTCTTCCTCGCGCCGTACCTGCAGATGCTGCTCACCGCGCTGAAGCCCCAGCCGGAGCTGATGAAGTCCCCGCCCACCTACCTCCCCTCCACCTGGGAGTGGGCGAACTTCGTCGAGGTCTGGAAGGCCGCGCCGATCGCCACCAACCTCAAGGTCTCGCTGATCGTCGCGTCGGCGTCCACGCTGATCACGCTGGCCGCGGCGCTGCCCGCGGCGTACTACACCGCGCGCAACCGGTTCCGCGGCCGCACCGCCTTCCTCCTGCTGGTGCTGGTCACCCAGATGTTCGCGCCGACCGCGCTGGTCGTCGGCATCTACCGGGAGATGCTGGCCTTCGGCCTGGTCAACACCTACACCGCGCTGATCCTGGTCAACGCGGCCTTCAACCTGCCGTTCTCGATCTGGATCCTCAACGGGTACTTCGCCAGCATCCCGGCCGAGATCGAGGAGGCCGCCTTGCTGGACGGTTGCGACCGGTTCACCGCGCTGACCCGGATCTCGCTGCCGCTCGCCCTGCCCGGCGTGGTGACCGCGGTGATCTACACCTTCATCAGCGCGTGGAACGAGTACGTGGTCGCCCTGACCCTGTCCAGCACGCCGGACAAGCAGCCGATCACGGTCGCGATCCCGTCGTTCGTCACCCAGTACCACGAGCAGTGGCAGTACCTGTTCGCCACGTCGCTGATCGCGATCGTGCCCGTGGTGGTGCTGTTCGCCTTCATCGAGCGCTACCTGATCGGCGGCCTGACCGCCGGCTCAATCAAGTAG